ATAATACAACTTACAACTTGGGCAGTTGAACAGATGCCAAAGAATTGAGTCTATCTGGCACATGTCCTGAAAGACTCCAACATGATGAGTCAAAATCTCTATCCCACCAATGGCGTGCTCCTTGCCAATGTTCGCGTTGAACGCCTCTCAAAATCTGGAATGCCAGTCCTTGATATCGTGAAATCGGATATATGCATACATCTGCGTTGTCCCCTGCTCGAGACTGCCTTTTATatttccaccacctcaatgAACCCTTCAACATGTCGAAATCCCACTCCCCAAAACATTCCAGCTTCGGATCTTTATTTTGTCCTTCATTGATCAATCTGTTACCTCCaggacatcaccaacagccatATCTTCGTCAACCAGTGTCATGCATCTACCCCGATATTGAAACCCCAAAGCACGCCATCAGCCCCCTGTCCTCGCCTGCCAGTTCAGGTTCCCCACACTCTCTCTCACTCAGGTCCTCCACAGTTCGTTTACCCCAAGGTACAGAATAGATACAACGACCccacaccccaccaccacgtcTTATAAACGGCCACGAACCCGAGACCGGcccttttttattttctggGAAAGATAACACACCCCCATTGTGATTTTGGCAGGGCCGGAcggttgtcgttgttgttgttgttgttgtcgttgtagagagcctcttcttctttttttcttttcttctccttttccaacaAGTTCAGACTTCATAAAGATGGCcgccccaacaaccccccaagacctcgccctccccgaACCTGCCCCCTCAAGCGGCGGCGCATCCCAGACATTCAAAGATCTGTTTTCCGGCGCAGCAGGCGGAATCGCTCAGGTCCTGATCGGTAATGAACCCCCCTTCATAATTCAACAACTCTTTTTTTCTATCCATCCCCGTACTAACCTGTTGTTGTTTACTCAAGGCCAACCCTTCGACATAGTCAAAGTCCGcctccaaacctccaccctctacccctccgccctcgccgccgcaaCCTCAATCTACACGACCGAAGGCCCCCTAGCCTTCTACAAAggaaccctcacccccctcctcggcatcggcgCCTGCGTCTCAATCCAGTTCGGCGCCTTCCACTAcgcccgccgccacctcgaatcctccctccccctcccaatcccaactcTCATACTCCCAATACTATTCCGCCGGCGCCTTCGCCGGAGTAGCAAACTCGGTCCTCTCCGGCCCCATCGAACACGTCCGCATCCGCCTGCAAACCCAACCCCACGGCCCGGCACGTCTCTACTCCGGCCCGCTCGACTGCGTCAGACAGCTCGTCCGCCAGGGGGGGTTTACCCACGGCCTCTATCGCGGACAGGCGGTCACTTTGATCAGAGAAGCGCAGGCGTACGGGCTGTGGTTCTTGTCGTTTGAGTGGCTCATGAATTCGGACGCGAAGCGCAACAGCGTCGACCGTAAGGAAATCCCGAGCTGGAAGGTGGCGCTGTATGGTGGGCTTGCCGGGGAGGCGCTGTGGTTGGGGAGTTACCCGTTTGATGTCGTCAAGTCAAAGATGCAGACCGACGGGTTTGGACAGGGGCAGCAGAGGTATAGGAATATGAGGCATTGTTTCGCGCAGGTTTGGAGGcaggaggggatgagggggttttggaagGGCTTGGGGCCGACGCTGCTGAGGGCCATGCCTGTCAGTGCGGGGACGTTTGCCGTGGtggagatgacgatgagggCTATTAACTAGATGAAAGacaagaggagaggggagtgATGGGAATGCTCCTCAACGGGCTTGGATCCACCACGTCAAGGAGTTGGGGAGTCTTCAACGAAAGCGAATGTATTGCATGTTGGTCGGGATATTGTACACCAAAAGGGTCGGATGATATCCATttgattttgattttttttcccccttctctAGATTTCTAGCCAAATGAAGCGATTTGTTCTTCTATTCCTACTCGGCAttctcaaccctcctccccaaaatctGCCTCGCATTCGCAGCCGTCAAGCCACCATCCGCAACcccgacctcctccagcatcttcttcgcctcggTATTGTCTGTGTAAACCATGTCTgtggccttcttcaacgtCATTCCTTCTCCCTCGAGCGGCAAATTCAACAACCTGACCGCATCACTCAAGCTCCCCAAGGCATTCGACCCATCGGGGATatacctctccacc
The sequence above is a segment of the Podospora pseudoanserina strain CBS 124.78 chromosome 5, whole genome shotgun sequence genome. Coding sequences within it:
- the YMC1 gene encoding carrier protein ymc1 (COG:C; EggNog:ENOG503NVWZ), translated to MAAPTTPQDLALPEPAPSSGGASQTFKDLFSGAAGGIAQVLIGQPFDIVKPSTKEPSPPSSASAPASQSSSAPSTTPAATSNPPSPSQSQLSYSQYYSAGAFAGVANSVLSGPIEHVRIRLQTQPHGPARLYSGPLDCVRQLVRQGGFTHGLYRGQAVTLIREAQAYGLWFLSFEWLMNSDAKRNSVDRKEIPSWKVALYGGLAGEALWLGSYPFDVVKSKMQTDGFGQGQQRYRNMRHCFAQVWRQEGMRGFWKGLGPTLLRAMPVSAGTFAVVEMTMRAIN